CGTTTCGGAGAATCAGACATCCACTGGAATTTTTTGGTGTGAGGTGATCTCGATTTTATAGCCGTGAACagtgcaaataaaaaaaaggaaaaagaaaagacttatctttttagaaaatcatATGCCACCCTcttgtaaaaaataataaattgcaAAGAATTATCACTTCTCTCCAGGCAAACAAAGAGAATAGAAGGAAATTCTCATTCTAGTCTCTGAACTGTGATCTGGCACCTTCGTATCTACATTCGCTTTTAGGTACTGCTCAAATCTGCGGGAGAACCTTTGAGGggtgttaaaggcagcataccacgaatctgatatgatgagggaatccgcaagaaaaaatagatgtgaggttgtagattgccgGATCCGGGGTTGTTCCGCcgatctctccctaatcgtcgtaaagaaATGGCGACAAGAGTACAAGTATACGAAGTAtattcctacgaagtacgttagaaacCCACTGCCCGGTCACCTCAGTAGCCTATTTATTAGCTTCATTTGAAAAGGACAAGAACtcattaaagacatcaccccacgaatctggtgtggtgctgatttcaggtgggttatgcctatacgaagtcgcagattatggagcccataacctgaaaggtcaactgcctgaagggagcatggaatctttggcaacaaccattcgtttcgtcacgctgaactgccgaacactatcgagtgaactccaacaagccgctcaatccagacttctgcgatatctctgtgtaccttttgctgcactgcaggaaacacacaTGAGAGTTCGgtccgtcatcagcatcgaaaattacaccatgtactgcggcgatgctgatgagaacaaagtaggtgacTGCGCGATAGTTGTGAGGAAcaattacaagaacctggtggagggatttggctcaacgtcgtctagatgcgcctttttactactgcgggatcgcagaggacgtaaactctggatcgtaagcgctcacgcacctacggaaaccgctgaggacaacagtacagtacaacaacaacagcctTCTacgatgaactcaatgcgttgacctctaaaataccaagccagcaggtggtcattgtcggaatcgacacaaatgcgaagatggaactcgaacagcaatccgatgtgctaggaaaatggtactatgcagcggagcgcacgtcggacaacggtgaccgtctggtcgacttgtgcgaacagacgggcctcatcatcgcttccacgtttaaagCGAATTATcaacgccatcagctcacgtggcgggggtcaacccttttaacgcctgaagagcagcgcaagcggaagatgaggactcttaagcttcagctcgactacgttctggcgaggaacattcctcagtcagatatccgaaaatctagagctgtttgggaagtcgcattcgactctgaccaccgtccagttcttctcagcttcaagatacggttccacaagagaaaccgaggagttcctcttcaaccgaaaatcgacatggcaggtctgaaagacgatgaatgcagaacaaaattccgccaacgtgtgtctattcatgttggagtacggaccaggaagaagcttagcgatgcggatttcttcacaaagtgcatccaggacgctacaagggaaacgctcccggttctattgccgcggaacaagtttgcctttgcatctgcggaaacaaaatccacatacaattctgtatgtgtcgcgcgcagcgctggtgactttaaccaggaaaagcgtcttagaaggaagctgcgtcgtcaactgcaacaagaccgcgataacgagcggacgtcaagagcgatggagtttgagaaggcgtgggaggacaggaacccgcggaaagcctatgctctactaaaacagtatagcggcaaaatgaaaagacgtTCCCCTGTTCTCAACACTGCCAGTGGGGTAGCtttcggtgaagcaacccttccaatttgaaaggaacacttcaagaccttgctagcaccgtcagctcctgaattCGAACACaatcatagaccgacatatgcggttaacgaggagccaccgacccagtcggaggtcctggtctgtattcaaaaaatgaagaatggaaaatctggtggagacgacgggatcagcgcagaaatgctaaaatgtcttcctccgtctgggattcgtgagatgacaaagatcgtccgttcaatatggatagacgaaaggatacctgattcgtggagacacgctatcataattcccctccacaagaagttatccgtcacggaccccaggaattatcgaggaatctctttgctgcgtgttatgtacaaggtattagagcgcattatcctggactgactcattaaacatcgcgaagaaacaatgcGCGATGAGCAGGCTGGCTTTCGTCCAGGCCGATCtccgattgaccaggtgttcatcgtcaggagagtgatcgaaatctggcagcggtgttcgaagccaatgcaaccaacgtttctggactttaaagtcgcgttcgactctcttcaccgaggccgtcttctcaacgccctccccgccgatggagtaccaggaaagttcgttcgcttgtttgatgacatgaattaacgaacaactgctgcagttcgaacaccagccggatgcaCAAcgccgtttgaagtggtaactggagtaagacaagggcagtggcaggacctctcctgttcaatttcgcaatcgacgacattacgcgaagaacagtagaccAGTGTCCTgacgacattgtcttagcaccatcagggtgccccttgactgacctcgagtacgccgacgatgttgttatattcgcggaaagcagtacgaaacctcaaaatgttgtcaaccttgtatcgaagctggctgcaacctatggactacgcctacgccctgataaatgcaagcagatgtggatctcttggAGACCACGAACGGAATACAGAGTGAACGGACAACCGAAAGAagtcgtcgatgagttctgttacctaggctgtacgctgaagaacaatgccagctacgagagagatgttcagcaaagatgcgctaaagccacttctgcatttaactacTTAACGAAATgactgtggtcgacccccatcaccaacgaagtcaagctgcgagtctacctaccCACAATTcgtcccatcatgatgtacggatcggagtcttgggcagcaccatcaacggttatggagaggcttgactgcacggaacgaaagctgcttagacggctacttggctacttttggcctagggtatgtcacagTGAAGATCTTtatgcagaaattgatgtggtataccggcggatgacacgtgcaagacatcaacatcttgcaccgccatcgaaagtggctaaagtaaatcgtcttcgcttctttcgtcatatattaaggagaccggcagatcgccttgttcaacgaattctgaggagttcgtcggatTCGAGCTgaaagaagccacctggccgaaaacggaagttctgaactgaggtggtgaaagaggacctgaggacactcggcgtggataggcagttcaggcgagacgtaaggttttgcagaatatggaatagcgacgaatggattgattctgtgcaagctcccgcagaagatcgagaaggttgggcagagctgtgttcaaggacggcacatctcggcgaagatgcggataatcgcgtcaggcgatgacatcagcccgccgactAAGTCAAGTAGgtcagattatggagagcaggatgattctgtctatttcttcctaattgccgtaaaaaaacgacccggaagatatgaCTCcgggcgttccggtgcgctatttccCACCACGAGAtctattggagcgcaccagcgtTGCGCATGCGccgtatcctccgggccgttctttacggcaattaggaagaaatagacgaaataacccttctctccataatctacgaccccgtataggaactctccatctgaaatccgcaccaccccagatccatggggagatgcctttaatcatcgACTGGAGGTCCGTAAACGCAGAGCGTGCAcagaggtggcgcgttgcaactgaaattgcCCTAAAAGCGACaacttccatgttttttttgaacgacGACTAGGAAGAGATCGgcggaaccatcccggatcccgcaatctacaacaccATCTCAAGCTTTCCCCAGATTCCTTCATCAAGTGAGATTCGCGGTAAGCTGCCTCCAAGAGTCAGATAACAGTATAATTAGACTGTTGGCAAAGAACCCTGAAGTGCCAAAATAGATAACGAAAATGAAGCCGATAGATTATTGCTCACTGGTCTATATTTTGGAATTATCATCTACTTTTCTCTAATGCATCACTATCTGAAGAATGCGAACATTGCAAAATAAGATGTGAAGGAAAGaagctgaagaaaaatataatcCACAACTTCAAATCACTTTCCATTTTGCACATATGCTTACTTCCCTACTGTTCTTACAAAGTTCCGATGAATGATTCGCTATGAACGTTTGTCAATTGTCTGCTTCAAACGTAAGAGCTTCAACGAGGCGGTTTAAAAATCAGACGCTGCAGAATAGAAGGGCCAAGGCTGGTGTGGCAATAACCAACCACAGTGCCAGGAGCAGAGCAGTGTATCTGTCGACACTTGTCTCCTCTTCGGATACGTTGAGGTCCATCAAACGGGCACACTTTGGTACAGTCTGGGCAGGTACACTCGCGGAAGAGGCTGCGTTTTAAGCGGCGCAGTGAAGAAAGCGGATGATATCGAAGTTGGACCATAGCTCAGCTAGCTTCTttcggactgcagcgatgagtgacGAGCGGGGCCTCCTCCCCTACCTCGTtaccaaccgctacgctccaccgcgacAAGTGCGGTAGCGGACGCAGTTGCGCCGAGGTTTAAGCCATTTTGATCCGAATATAGACACTCATTGTGTTGCGTTGaatgattttcagaaattgtaCGAAATTCATATTAAGTGTTGTAACATGGATGATTAAGTGGATCTTATAAGTATGAATTTTATACCATAGAAGTATCATTTGTTTAGAGAAATATTTAAGGACAAACGCTGTCACATCTCCGCCAATGTGTGCTTCTACAAAATGGCCATCAATTTGGAAGTAATGGTATGTGGTGACTTGGTTACAGACgttgttcatttcattttcctctCATTTTATTTCGTTGTTAAGCCTCCTTGTGCAATCACTTGGAGGAATTACACAGATTTTTCGCATTTTGTGCTCCTATTTTCTCTGGGTATTCATATAAAGTCGCTTCTGAGGTATCCACAGATATAATGTTCCCCTGAATCGTGAAAGAGTACGTTAGACGtgattagaagaaaaacatgggAGTTTGTCTTATAGCTCAAAGTGAAGCGTCGCTCAAATTATCAGTTTTCATCTACTCTTGGATAACAACGCCAATTGCTTGAATCGTTGCAGAAACTTTCAATGCTTGTTACCTGCCCATCGATTCGGGACTATGCCGTGGTTCACTTTTGAGGTGAGAACTTTCGTTTTTATTGAATCCAGCAGAACCTTTGACTGAGTATTGATTCGAAGTCCCTCCGTAGAAGCCAACAGCAACATGTCGTCCAAATCTTCAGATCTACAAcaaatttctagttttcttcaGTGGACATTGCCCCGTACAAACGTGTAAGAAGCAGTTACTACTCAAGAACATCTTGTTCGTTTCCGCTAGAAAGCAGTGTTTTTTGCAACTaataattttgattattttatgaCTGTTATGAACACGAAGGGGCAGGTATtcctagaggttccgcttcctacacGATCGGTTCGAAtctgctcaccaagcctttcatccctccggggtcgattaattggtaccagacttgtctgggaggataaaaactgacttgacacatcggctagccaccgcaattcattgtataggccagttactcgttcataaacctcaaatgattctgaattgaagcgaacggggggcgcatcccaagcggattgattaacgccagacactttatccactttatgaACACGAAACAAACACCCAACCAAGAACACGATAATTTCTGAACTTTTACAGAATAACTTGATTCTCACAGGGTTCTATTACAACAACAGCTTCCTCATTTGAATTTTGACTACtctgtgaaataaaatgaaatcaaatgcAATGgttcatctatttatttaatccCATCTACCCAGCTGCGGATTATGTCGATAAAACCTTGTACTTGTGTGACTCAGTTAAAGATAGATGGCTTATTATAGAAAATGAACAGCAAAAGAATCCTTGACGTGCTGCGAATGCAGCGAGTTtctcaattcatttcattcatttctatgaaaatttattcttGGAATTGAATCATATTGATATTATGGTGAATCCTGTTGCATTCTCAACATGTCCCTGGTTCGAATTATTTTTACTAGTCTGCTCCATCAAACTCAATCATTGTACCAAActagggtaaaatgtagttgtgggaGAAGGGCgggaggcactcagtggcgcacTCATTGTTGGTAAACCAATCGAGGCCCCAAGACCTAACCATTAGCCCTAGAGGATTTATGACaagtaaactaaagttactaagaggaaaaagtaagttagagtgtcaagaaataaaggcgccactGAATGCCCCCACCCCAACTAAATTTTCCCGACAAAGTTATCGTACTGCTGGGGAGGCCCATATGAGGACTCAAAGAAAGCGAGATATCTGTTTGTGTCCCCAGAGATTCACAAAACGAATTGCATCCTTGTTGACCGTAAGAGTATAgcccattttgttttttgaagaggCAACTCCAGGTCCCTGAAAACTCGCAGTTCTGGCTAGTCTTGTGGTTCTTTATTCCGGTTCACCATCAGGACCGGAACTTACCCTAGTTGATTCAGACCGATGAACATCACATCCTCACtcataataaaaaagtaaaatttgttaaattcCTGAAGGTTCACTTACTTTAAAGGTAAATTTACATTCGTATCTCGGCAATCTCGTAACATCGTTGTTGATGTAATATGAACTACCCGTCTTGCAGATATGCTTACGATTCCATAACCAATCAATGCCTTCCTTTCATGTGGACGGGTTGTGGCGGCAATATGAATAGATTCAAGAAGAAATACAAGTGTGAGCTAGCCTGCCGTTTGTGAAGCTGGTGTTGCATTTTTAAGCTCGAATTGGAAAACTGCTTCGACTTTAGGAATAAAGGGAATAGTCTCAAATGTTGTTTCTAGATGTTGTTATAACAGTGATCGTGTATATTCCTCCTACAAGGATTTGCAAAGAGTATATCTACACTAAAATGCGCTGCGCACTTTAGTACTCGCGATGCAATCGGGATGCGGTAACGCGTTCTACCTCGAGGCTCAACGATTGTGGTCTCATGAACTCGTGCGGCCTATACACTGACTTGAAGGGCCAGCCGCTGTATCAATCAAGCACTAATTTCGGCtaaagtgtcgttggggggggggggacacTCGCTCACTGGCGCCTTacttctcgaagtaaataatcaaatcagtaaGGGCCCTAAGGCccaagcattagtcttagaggatctatgacatgtaaacttaagttactaagagaaaaaagtaaattagtgCTTCGGGAAATAAGCCCGCCACTGAGTTCTCCAACCCTCCCCCCCCCTCACctatccaacgacactttaccccttattttgagaaaactgTAGTTTGCGACTGTAGCCAGTTGCGTAGAGCGTTATAACAAAACGACCTAAGAAGAACTTGAATCAtctaaaaactgaaaaacaacACGTACGAGTTCAACGAAAATCACATACGAAGTAACAGTAGTAGAATTATTATATACgaatatagtagagtcaaaactattgtcgggtcaatacgaaatgaaacacgagtgtaattgatgtgcatttgcgtacgcgctcgaaacggcgctgtggaggcagcagttggaaccgaggtgggcccgtcgccaactgcagcgatgggtgatgccagcaaagatttcaccacgctcctagccactacgttccaccgaagcgcctcgaaagaagccgcgtacgcaattgcgtacgtgtttcatgtcgttttgaccctactatacttgAATTACgggtgtagttgcggtgcatttgcgtacgcgctcgaagcagcgtgGAGGAGCTAGCACTTTTAAccaaggtgggaccgtcgcaaactgcagagatgggtggtgccagcaaaggtttcatCAAGCTCCCACCCAGCGAAGCGCCTCGGGAgaagtcgcgtacgcaattctaccgtgcttcatgtcgttttgaaccttCTATACAATACTAAACGAGAAAAATATTATGCCATATATTATAACCCAGCATTAGATTGATCTCGGTTATACACAGCTATACGTATTCCTCATTAATATTCgaggaaaagaattttgacACGTTAACGTGATGAAGGCTTTCGAATTTCTGACATTTTCGTCATAATCAGTatatatagtaggatcaaaacgacgtgaagcacggtggaATTGCGTATAGGGCTCccctcgaagcggagcggtggagatACACTCGTGATTaatgtctttttgacccgactgtatatGGCTGAATAGTTACAAATAGTAGCAAGGAACGATGGTTTTGAGTAATAGTAACTGACTATTCGTCTAGGATAATAAAGCTGGAAGAATGTGAATCATGAATCATGTAAATTCCAAGGGACTACAGCGATATCGAGGTGATGAACTGTTCACCGTCCATGACAATCTTTTCATTAAGATCTCGAGCCTTTCAAAAGCTTCATGATTGTTGCGATTGCTGCCAAACCTGTGTTCAGTTGAGTGGAAAAGCGTAACGTGAAAAGAAGCGCATATGTTATGCTAAGAAacatatttgaatttgaatcgGAAAGAGAAATTTCGGCTGCTTATCCAATATTGAGTGGAAAAATTAACTGTAACAAGAATACATAGAAACATCTTAGTTAATGAGCTGACAACAAGACTTCAAAATCAAGAATTCATTGGATACAGTTCCGGAATAATGCGACATGAATCAAGAATTCAAAACGCTATTTTACCATTTGTCACGAAGGATTCGATCTTCATCTCAAACAACTCAAACTTGGGCAGATAAATCACACTGAAAGTTCACCCATTAAAAACTCCCATGTCTTCTTTAACAGGATAAAATATCCGATTCCACAACCATCACGTACAGTTATAGAAGCAACAGGGAAATGTGTTATTTCCAAAAAGTTTCACAGTTTGGAACTcttggaaaaatggaaaagccTTTACTTTCATCACAACGGGTAGTAATTCTGAAAGCGTTTCGAAATGTGGGATCTCGCTTTACGGGATCATTTGGATTTAAAATGAGCGAAGGATGCCAAGAATCAATCGATGAGATCAACTCCACATTCGCTTCCACTGCCGCAGGTTTGAGAGCTCTGACAGGCGTAGCCGAAAAGTCAAAGTTGAGTCGAAAGGATAAAACGCTCCAAAACCGATTCCCATAACATTTTCTGTTTAGTTGCAGAAAATCTGTTTTACTCCACAGCCTATCCTGTAATCATTGTTCATTGTGTGCTCTACAAGCTACTGGTTTACAACTCGGCGAGCACTGTCTAGAACAGCAGCGTGATGAAAATGACTAACGGAATGAAATGCACGAAATGTGGTCTACTCCATAATTCGCAGCTCTGCAATTCCAATTCTGACAGCTcgtcttttcaagaaaaaaaaaagctgaagttAGACTCGATATTGTTAGTGGTGTTTCGGGCCGATGGTGGTCTCATTGTAAATAAAACTTACCacgaaacaacaacaatcacATAACGAACAACCAATCACAGAACTGCATAAGTTGTTTCGAAATCGCAATGTATCAAATAGGGACTCATAAAATCACTACATTAATCAGTTTTATTGGCGCAGTTAGTAAGAGGATTTGTCGTGACTGCACGCTAAATGGTTCGAGACAGCCCCACAGCCAACCAATCTTTCATTCCATAGGATTTGGGAAATTGGTGTCAGATTTGtgtgagaaaataaaagcgCTGAGTTTACGAGTCGGATAGCCCccacaaatcattgtataggctaaacACGCATTAGTAAGCATCAAACGACTTCAAATTAAAGTTGACGCATCTCACGCACTTGATCCTTTACTTTAGTGCCAGACATCCTGTCATTGCATTTCATAACAACAGGAAAGTGTTACTTATGGAGAGAAACCTGGGTTTTACACCGGAAACAGTTATAGGCTGATTGATTCCTTATGCGATGCATCTCAAAGATGCTTGGACCATGAAATTGCTCACCTGATACCCGCTTCAGCAAAATGAGTAGCAATCAAATTTTGACCCAATAACCCTTCCTGCCAGCTGAAAAAATGCAACTTTGACATGCATATCCAACTTTCAAACTGCTTCTCCTTCACTACTTCCTAGTCATGATGTAGCAAAATAACTTCTTCAAGGAATTCCTGTTTAAAATCCGTAGAAACATGCCATTGATACTGCATACTTAACTGGTGGACCTTCCACATGAGTTTTCAAAGAAGACAGACGCTTAAGTACCAGTAATTCAGATGCCTGTCACTTGTTCGCAGTGCAGTAACCTCCACCAATTCTTCGTTACCACCATTTGACAGCAACACGATAGTCCCCAGAACGTGCCCCTCGCCGCTGGCGTCAATATTCAAACAAAGCAACATTTCCCCTCAGCATGACGCTTGCGCATTGCTATCGGAACCCGGTTTTAAATGGCGCAATGGCACGCCAGTAGAGTCAGATTGCCAACCCACGAAGGTGgcccaatattttttttttttcaaatgattacTACGGCAGAATACAGTGCACAGATCAACTCAAAAATTCTTTACTATTTAAATCAGTATGAAGAAACAACCAATGAGTGGCAAAGAAATGCTAGAATTTCAAGTTATTGTGCTTCATTACAAGATATCTTAAACTTTATCACAAATATAACACAGATTGAAGACTGATAACCGTACAATTCGTAGCACAACACGAAGGAAATTATGGTGAAAGACTGTGAGTAACCGCTTACAAAGACAGGTATATAGTTCGgtcaaaataataatttctttaCTGGATACCGCCTGAAGTAAGGTCG
This is a stretch of genomic DNA from Necator americanus strain Aroian chromosome II, whole genome shotgun sequence. It encodes these proteins:
- a CDS encoding hypothetical protein (NECATOR_CHRII.G4844.T1), coding for MELEQQSDVLGKWYYAAERTSDNGDRLVDLCEQTGLIIASTFKANYQRHQLTWRGSTLLTPEEQRKRKMRTLKLQLDYVLARNIPQSDIRKSRAVWEVAFDSDHRPVLLSFKIRFHKRNRGVPLQPKIDMAGLKDDECRTKFRQRVSIHVGVRTRKKLSDADFFTKCIQDATRETLPVLLPRNKFAFASAETKSTYNSVCVARSAGDFNQEKRLRRKLRRQLQQDRDNERTSRAMEFEKAWEDRNPRKAYALLKQYSGKMKRRSPVLNTASGVAFGEATLPI
- a CDS encoding hypothetical protein (NECATOR_CHRII.G4844.T2) is translated as MRDEQAGFRPGRSPIDQVFIVRRVIEIWQRCSKPMQPTFLDFKVAFDSLHRGRLLNALPADGVPGNGNWSKTRAVAGPLLFNFAIDDITRRTVDQCPDDIVLAPSGCPLTDLEYADDVVIFAESSTKPQNVVNLVSKLAATYGLRLRPDKCKQMWISWRPRTEYRVNGQPKEVVDEFCYLGCTLKNNASYERDVQQRCAKATSAFNYLTK
- a CDS encoding hypothetical protein (NECATOR_CHRII.G4844.T3), producing MELEQQSDVLGKWYYAAERTSDNGDRLVDLCEQTGLIIASTFKANYQRHQLTWRGSTLLTPEEQRKRKMRTLKLQLDYVLARNIPQSDIRKSRAVWEVAFDSDHRPVLLSFKIRFHKRNRGVPLQPKIDMAGLKDDECRTKFRQRVSIHVGVRTRKKLSDADFFTKCIQDATRETLPVLLPRNKFAFASAETKSTYNSVCVARSAGDFNQEKRLRRKLRRQLQQDRDNERTSRAMEFEKAWEDRNPRKAYALLKQYSGKMKRRSPVLNTASGTLLAPSAPEFEHNHRPTYAVNEEPPTQSEVLVCIQKMKNGKSGGDDGISAEMLKCLPPSGIREMTKIVRSIWIDERIPDSWRHAIIIPLHKKLSVTDPRNYRGISLLRVMYKAGFRPGRSPIDQVFIVRRVIEIWQRCSKPMQPTFLDFKVAFDSLHRGRLLNALPADGVPGNGNWSKTRAVAGPLLFNFAIDDITRRTVDQCPDDIVLAPSGCPLTDLEYADDVVIFAESSTKPQNVVNLVSKLAATYGLRLRPDKCKQMWISWRPRTEYRVNGQPKEVVDEFCYLGCTLKNNASYERDVQQRCAKATSAFNYLTK
- a CDS encoding hypothetical protein (NECATOR_CHRII.G4845.T1), which translates into the protein MMYGSESWAAPSTVMERLDCTERKLLRRLLGYFWPRVCHSEDLYAEIDVVYRRMTRARHQHLAPPSKVAKVNRLRFFRHILRRPADRLVQRILRKYGIATNGLILCKLPQKIEKVGQSCVQGRHISAKMRIIASGDDISPPTKSRQTLSHLRQCVLLQNGHQFGSNETFNACYLPIDSGLCRGSLLRYAYDSITNQCLPFMWTGCGGNMNRFKKKYKCELACRL
- a CDS encoding hypothetical protein (NECATOR_CHRII.G4843.T1); this encodes MESLATTIRFVTLNCRTLSSELQQAAQSRLLRYLCVPFAALQETHMRVRSVISIENYTMYCGDADENKVGDCAIVVRNNYKNLVEGFGSTSSRCAFLLLRDRRGRKLWIVSAHAPTETAEDNSTVQQQQPSTMNSMR
- a CDS encoding hypothetical protein (NECATOR_CHRII.G4846.T1), with the translated sequence MEKPLLSSQRVVILKAFRNVGSRFTGSFGFKMSEGCQESIDEINSTFASTAAVAENLFYSTAYPVIIVHCVLYKLLVYNSASTV
- a CDS encoding hypothetical protein (NECATOR_CHRII.G4845.T2) is translated as MMYGSESWAAPSTVMERLDCTERKLLRRLLGYFWPRVCHSEDLYAEIDVVYRRMTRARHQHLAPPSKVAKVNRLRFFRHILRRPADRLVQRILRKYGIATNGLILCKLPQKIEKVGQSCVQGRHISAKMRIIASGDDISPPTKSRQTLSHLRQCVLLQNGHQFGSNETFNACYLPIDSGLCRGSLLRYAYDSITNQCLPFMWTGCGGNMNRFKKKYKYVVITVIVYIPPTRICKEYIYTKMRCAL